The Bradyrhizobium sp. B097 genome contains the following window.
ATAATTTCCGGCGATTTCGCCAGAACCGCGCTGGCGCTTCGCCCGGGCTCGGCACAGCCAATTTCCTTACCGGCGACGCGCGCTCTGATGCAGAGCGAAGGGTCACGCACGATGCGCAGCAAGCAAGTGGATCACAGCCCGGAAGCGCCATCGACCGGCCCGGCTCGCGCGCTTGTGCCCGATCTCGTGGACCTGCGCGTAGATCAGACTGCAGCCCTCGCGCTTGCGCGCCGGAGTTCTCCGGCGACAAGCCATCGCGGCTGGGCGCCGTTGCTCGAAGCCTGCCTTGCCGATTTCAAGGAGGCCACCGAGGCCGGTGATACCGCGAGCATTCCTGCGCTGGTCAAGATCGTGGCGGACCTTGCGTTGATCGAGCGCGGCGCGATCAGGCCGGGCAGCCGCCGCGCCCAGCAGGCACTGCGCGCCGGCCGGCTCAGCCTCGCGCGCCGCCTGATCACGCGCCATCTCGCGAAGCCGGCGCTGTCGCCGGGGATGGTCGCCGAGATGCTCGGCGTCTCGGTCCGCTATCTGCACGTCCTGTTCGAAGCGACGGGGGAGAGCTTTTCGCAGACCGTCACGGCCCAACGCTTGAGCGAGAGCCGCAGGCTGCTTTGTGAAAAGCCGCCGCGGCCGATCGCCGATATCGCCCTCGCCTGCGGGTTTGGCAGCCTGGCGACGTTCTACCGGATCTTCGGCGCATCCGAGGGCCTGACGCCGGGCGAGTACCGGGCTGCGGGGCACTAGGACGACGGCGCTGCGTGGCGGCACTGCGCTCGCGCCGATCCGACGCAGCCCGTGCGACATGGTGCCGAGAGGCAACACCTGCGCTCATTTCTGCGGCAGCTGCGCTTTGGATCGACGGTATGCGCGCACTGAGAAGACAGCGCACGACCGTTGCGCGAGAAACATGCAGATACAATGGGGCGTGGGGCAAGTTCATGATCGGCATCGGCGGCAGGCTGACGATGTGGCGCGGCGCGCTGCTCGGATCGGCATCATTGATCGCGCTGGCCGCCGCGACCGAAGCGCAGGCGGCCTGCCAGGGCCTCAGCGGCACCATAGCCACGTCAAACAACGTCCTCTGCGACGCCGCCAACCCGGCCGGCGGGCGCCTTAACGTCACGCGTTTCTCAAACGATCTCACGGTTACCGTCAACGCCGGCGCCGGAATTACCGGCGGCGCAGCGGCGAGCAGCGGCGGCAACCTGACTTTCAATCACAACGACCTCGCCGGGATCACCGCATCAACCTTTTACGACGGCGTCGTGCTCAGCGCCCAAGGCACGATCACCTACACGGGGTCGGCCGACGTCACCGCCGGCGTGTACGGGTCCGCGATCAATGCCTCGATCGGAAACGGACCGGTCTCCATTACGCAGAGCGCCGGCACGATCAGGGGCGGCAGCGGGATCCAGGTCGCGGGCAGCGGACCGAACGCCAGCGTCAACATCAACACGGTCGGAAGCCAGATCGTGGCCAGCTTGGGAATCTACGTCCTGACCGACGGCAGCCAGTCCGACGTCACGATCGCGACAGGCGCAGTCAGCGGGGACGCAACCAATGGCAGCCGCGGAATCTTCGTCCGGATGGGACAGATCCTTCATTCTGCGCGCAATCTTTCCGTCACGACCAACGGCGCAGTCACCGGCGGCATTTATCTCCAGAACGGCGGCGTCGGCACCGTCGACCTCACCACCAATGCGAGCGTCACTGGGGGCATCCGCCTCGAAGGCAACAATTCGGCC
Protein-coding sequences here:
- a CDS encoding helix-turn-helix transcriptional regulator, producing MADMGQTDDPADRGAIPRPLHRSDQLARIEKIISGDFARTALALRPGSAQPISLPATRALMQSEGSRTMRSKQVDHSPEAPSTGPARALVPDLVDLRVDQTAALALARRSSPATSHRGWAPLLEACLADFKEATEAGDTASIPALVKIVADLALIERGAIRPGSRRAQQALRAGRLSLARRLITRHLAKPALSPGMVAEMLGVSVRYLHVLFEATGESFSQTVTAQRLSESRRLLCEKPPRPIADIALACGFGSLATFYRIFGASEGLTPGEYRAAGH